The genomic stretch TGATTGTCCCCTGTCCCTTTCATCCTCATATCCCATGTCACGGTCTCTTTGCCGCTGGTCCCGGACCTCCCTGTAACTATCCTTTTCCTCCCTGTACCTGTGATCTCGCTCATACCGGTCCCTTTCCATCTCCCTCTCATCCCGATGCCTTTTCTCGGGATTTCCTGACCAATCACGTTCAGAACCTCGTTCCTTCTCCCTGGAAGCCACATTTGACCTTACTTCCTTTTCATGGCTACCCTCTCCATGTCCATATTCAGAAGCACCATCTTCGCCACCATAACTTGACTCTCTAGTCCTATGCCCATATTCTTCTCCTCCCCATCCACCCATGCTTGTGTCAGTCCACATTCCAGCATGATGCCCATCCATTCCAGTGGGCCCCATCGTCCCCATTCCATTAGGGATTACTCCTCTCGCAAAGAAGGCAGGATTGAGATGAGGAGCCACCCCAGCAAGCCCCATTGCATTAACAGCAGGAAATGAAGGAAGCATTCCAGGAAAAGGATGCCCTAAGCCCCCGTAGCCTGCTCCTCTACCCATATATGTCGGATCAAAACCAGCACCCATCATACCCTGAGGAGGCATCAAACCAGCAGGAGGACCACCAAAAGGGGGACCTGCAAGGCCTTGCCCATACGCTCCTCCACTACCACCACTTCCAACAATAGAAGTGTTTCCAACCATGTTCTTTGCTCCCATAGGCCCACCTCTTCCCCTCATGGGTCCACCCCCAGGACCTCCTCGTCCCCACCCCCCTCTCCCATAATTCCTCCCTGCATCTCCACCAGGTTGATTCATTCCACTACCTCTCCCCCCATCATTCATAGGCCTCCTTCCTTGTGACTGAGACTGAGTCTGGACTTGGTTTTTGTTCAAATAAGAAGCATCCATCTGTTTTATGGTTTGTGGAGTAGCAAAGGCCACTACACAAGCTCTCCCATTAAAAACATGACCATTCATTCCTTCTTTGCATGCAGCTGCTGCAGCTGGGTCATAAAATTCAACTTGGCAATAGCCTTTTgatttgccactagctctctcGTCAAAGAACTTAATCTCTTTTACCCTCCCATATTGTGATAGCATACTCTCGAGCTCTGCATCAGTAGTCCACCAATGTAGTTCTCCCACAAAGAGCATGGTTCCTCCATTCTCCAAAGCCAGTCGGCTAGGATTTTCATTAACCACTGGACGGTTCACATTGGCATTAGGATTCATGCCCACCTGATTAGGCGGTATCTGTGGAACACTTCTAGGACCAACCGTGCTAGGGTTTGGCAATGGAGCAGACTCGGGGACCATTTTCCCTGACATTTTAGTAGAATCAACCCCCAATTTGTTGGGGATAGGTGTTGGCCCCCGAAATCCCATATGTCCTACTTGAGCACCATCAGTCATGCCCTGAACCATTCTAGCTTGAGCAATGTCAGTAGTTCCCACTTGTCCCCTATCAGTTGTCAGCCCCTCTTTTGACTCAGGAGAATGAATCTCAGGATTTGAATGTTTCCCTTCAGTTGCAACCCCATGAATGCTTACCTGCTGTGATCCTGCAACTTCATCTCTAGTTTCAGGAAGACTGGAATCTGTGTTTTGGAATCCCCCATTACCCACACCCGGAGGTGGCCCTGGTGCTTCTGAACGCTGCAGCTGCAAGAAGCCTTCTCCAACATTAACATCATTATAGAGATCATCATATTCATCGTCTTCACCTATCATCTCATCATCCGCAAGAGCAGAAATTGCTCCACTTCCCTCATACTGCATCTTTTGAGCACCTCCATACTCCTCATCTCCAAAATCTAATTGCTCTTCAGCCGCCGGATCCATGTACGCCACaactcaaaattaaatcaaagtacCTAACTTTCTCCACCTATTTAGAAACAGAAGAAAAACAGCAGTTCAAGTTCTTTCCTACTCGAAATCAACTGAAAgccgagcgagagagagagagagagagatatccTCTGACATTGCACAGAAGAAACACAGATAACAAGATTATCATCAAGCTCTCAACACTTAAATGTGTTTTCCGTGTTGAAATAGCACAAGAAAGAAAACCATTAATAATCACAAAGGAACATAGAAGAACACAAGTAGACAAAACCACATATATCAATAACTGAGAAATCTTGAACCGTCCTGAAACAAGCGAACTACAGAATCTACTTCCAACAAAGATATATATCTATGTAAAGCCCTACCATATACAGCGAAGCACTACAAAGATTTCCCAAGATCCACATATTTCCATTTTACCCATCTGACGAAAACAACAAATAGTCAAACACCCGCATCCTAACAACACCGCCAAAGAGACAAATTTCCAATACCCACAGTGGAGTTTCTTCACAAAGTAGTCATAAATCACGAACACCCACGAGAGTGAAAACACCAGATAATTGCACATCAATATGAAAGTGAAGTCACAACAGGAGAAAATCAGTATACAAATTATcagaatgaaaaagaagaagaagaagaagaagaatcgaATCAAAGTGCGATTACGGTCTCACCTTATCTTCAGCAGATAATCGCAGAGGGGCAAGAAAGCGAGCAGGAGGTTTTGCCCTACGGTGGTGGGGTGGTGTCGGAGACTGGGCGGAGTCGTCTTCCAAATATTAAAGCCATAAAACtcgaaaatgaaataaaaatattggaaggGGAAGGAAGGTTGTAGGTTCTTGCACGGAAAATGGAAtccaaaatgaatttttttttttaaatagaaatgaaaataagaaaataataatatttttaaaaaaaaaaaaaaagtattttcgGGTTTGAAACGAGAAACAATTTGCGTTTTGAAAATGATTTGGAAACGCGAAACAGCACCTCTTATGCATTTTCATGCCTTAGTAGGTTGATcttttaaatatcaattttcaatcattaaaattaattctCACTTATCTTTTGAATAATCTAAATCACATTAATTTTCAGTAATCAAAATCACGAACCacaattttattctattatttacattaaacaATTCTTATGTTGCTCTACGAGAGGTGTGAGATCTACACACTCATCCTCCATAAACAACATCAAGCAATATAAGAATTATTCGATACGAACAACATAATATGTCGATCAAATTCAaccttctctcactctctctttcatcCTATTCCAAGAATCAAATCCATCTTTCAATTTTATCgaaattaaatggcccaaaaaaagtatttatgaatttagataaataattaacatatattattttcttaaaatatgcacttattctatattattttgAACTTCTAAATAACCTCATTTGTcgctaaaaatattatatatttattataagaaACACAAAATATTTAGCATCAGCATATAAACGAAGAACAAATAATCTTAAGTAATTTTCTATGAGattaaattcaatattcaataataaattgcTAACGTGCCAAATGAGTTTTAACATAATCTACTAATAACCTAacgaatgtttttttttttaaatgaaaataaggacaggttgtaaaaaaaaaaaaaaattaaacaacgaaatttaaactcttttaatatatttaaattttaaaataaatatttaatcttatgaaaaatatggataaaacagaacaaatatatttgtattaatgagaaaaaagatagacaaaaaaataaatgaaaaatagttaaatatgatattaattataagaaatttaaataaatccatGTATATTCTCGTTaaaagtatataattaattattttgattaaaagatATAAAACATTAGATCAAATGATGatgtaataaatttaaacatcttacatatatataattatcatacaattgatataaaattgtATGAATTATCAAGACTACCCATAAAATTGCAAAGAGCGAGCGTAAGGAGGTTATTTTTGTAAGGAATTAAACATTGAATATACCCCAAAAGTTTAAAAGAGACGACCCATAAACTTGATATGATCCAACtctattatttaaaattaatcataattCTCAGCcaagaaaaaacaaatagtcataattataattatgtgAAGAAAATATTACTAATGAGTTTCAAGTTAATATATAAAGCGTTTACAGGGACAAACAGGTAAAATTAGCGTTTCcagaataataataatcaaaattaaacttaaagaGTACTATCCAAATCCAAACTCAATAATTAAGGTTAAAAACTGTTTACTTCATCAAACAAGTTTTGACTACAAGAACCTGTAccacttacacacacacacacacacacacattcatatcattcaCGTAGGAGGACTGTTACACTAAGCACAACCAGATTGGCCTGGCCTCAAAATCACTCCCAAGAAATCTAAAATTACCCACAATACCAACAATTCAAGCCTTTAATTCCCGCATGCTCAGTCTCCTCTACCCAAAGTTAGCAAAAGCaaacatttttgtaaaaataatatattctaCACAAATTCAGCAaagcagagagggagagagcaaAATGaccaggagagagagagagagagtcagcCAGAACATCATCATCCCTCTCAGGCACTTACTCCTCTCCAAGTGCATAACACCacaagaaagagaaatagagacGGTACCTACTACCTTAAAAACCCATCAAAGAATCATACCCACAAGTTCTTGCCATTACCACAATTAAGCATCTAAAGGTCTAACTTCCCCCACTGTATAAGCACAAGTTAAATAGTAAATTCCACAAGAACAGCATAGCaacactcaaaaaataaaatgacagaATAATAAAGCACTTCATAACCTTGACTCAAACTCAAGAAACGCAACTCTTTCTAGCCCTCTCTCTGTATCAGAGTTGCAACATTAAGTAAAAATTCAACATCCAAATCCATATATAGCTGGGAAGGTGTGAATTCAGAACTAAAAGATACAATATAccgagcaaaaaaaaaaaaaaaaactaaaaaacattCACTGAGGTGTACCCAATTTTGGGATTCTCTTATGCTGCACAGCATGAGAAACAATGACCAGATAATAATAACACATGAACCCTAATCACAATATATTGGCATCAACATTGATCTCAAAGCACAATGTTTTCAAACTCAACTTCCTGCTTTTGAGATTGTGTGATCAAAGAAAATATCGTGCCAGAGTTTTGGGGTTCAGATTGGCAAATAACCCACCCAAGAAACAGTATAACCATAATAATAGACTCCCCACTCATAAAATCAggacaaaaagaagaaaaagaacatcCTCTTATACGTTAACCAGGGTCATTCCCAAGTTCAGCTCAGGACTATGACCAAACAGTTGCGTGGTGGAGGAGCCCCCTACACCGAACAAGAAGTGGCAGGCATACATCTCCTAGACAATCTCCTAAGGAAAAGCTGAAGGCCCCTGCAGCATTATGCTTTTCCAGGACGACACACCATAACAGGAAAGTCTGTTCTGGTAATTTTAGCAGCATGTATCTTTAGTAATTCGAATTTGAGATTCACACATGCTAACAGGGATTATCACATTGCTAGGCAAAGACCTTCTCAACAAAACGTGCCAATGAAGGCACATATACAGAGATTATCTTCTTTGACAAAATgcttttcttctctcttatgCCTTAGCTTATCATTCCAACTCATCACTCAGACGAGCAATAAAAATGCCATAAATTGAATAAGGCGTAGAGCAGCTGTTATCATCCAAAATTTACAGCAAGACAGTTACCAAAGTGTCTCATCTAAATATGGGCACAACATTACAGATAGGCAAGCAAGTTCACTgttaaagtttaaattaatttttcaaattaggtGCCAATACAAATTTGCTACGTTGTGTCTGgcaattgaaattttgtgatattaatgaattttgtgatatTAATGAGATTGTTAAACAGCACAATTGAAATATAACTGCTTAGGGTATGCTGAAGTAAGAAAACAATATGTAGAGCAGCACAGAAAAGgtaaaacaaataaagataatCGACagaataaaatgttttaaatgtaGAAAACTGAAGATAGGTTAATACTGTTTGGTAGAATATTGAAAcccatatgataagatctactGTGGAAACCCCAAGTTGACATAGATTATCCGTTTCAGCGTGGAACAGCTCATACCAGCTAGCTGTGAATGCAAATATATAATCGATCCAGCATGGCTATGATGTGAGTGTCATTTTACTggtaaaatttctaaaatctaaaaataattttctattaataaCTAACGAAAACATCATATCAGGctcataataaatattacagtagaataaaaaaaaaagggaaaagcaCAAACAGAATCAGTAGGTAGTTAACCTTggaaaaaatctattttttaataattaaaaaaggcACTAGATTAGTGGATGGCAAAAGCGGGCAGAACTCTGTCAACATAAgcatatagaaaaaatatatatccacAGCCCATTCAACAAACAATCTGGTAGAAGAATGTCAACATAAGTTAACATTTCAATCAAAGAGCATCTAGGGCCAGCATAAACATAAAAAACCCCTTGAATGGAAACAAAAGATagaaccaaaaacaaaataacaactataatgttataaaatattgACCCCCAGAAATATCAAGCAGTACCGAGCATCAAAGATCAGAAGCAAACCAGAACATAAGTTGTACTGTTGTAGAATGATCAGGAACTTCATTCCAAAGCATTAGCAGGACGTAATGAGGAGAATGATACGGTCAAGCGGATAATAGAAGAATCTGTACCACCATCAAGAATGATATTGCTCATCTCCACCAAAAGGAAGACCACAAACTAGAAAGTTGAATTTACATGGAATctgaaactcaaaattttcacaacCCTACTGAATATAGGAATCATGGAATGCATACAGCAAAATTGTCCCCAATCAAAACTGCATCTTGCGCTTTACATGATCCAGATGTAATACATTTGAAGGAAGAACCATCGAGAAACAAAAACTTCTCGAGTTCAGCAATGACCACTTACAATTGAAATGGTGAATCCAAGTTACACAGTACTGATAACTAACAAGACTCCCAACAGAAAGAACaaacatattttgatacaaGAGATCAAACATTTACAAGCAAGGACCTcataatttttacacaaattgTACAGAACACTGATGAGACACAGGTCATCATCAGTAGCGAATTTAATACAACAAAACCAGTtcacaagaagaaaaaagtgaTCTGCACGAACACTGGCAGGGATTGTGGTTGCATCCAAGCACTTAACTCCTTTATCCTTCACTTAttcaaaagtaaaataattggATACTTTTAACATTTTCTTCCAGGAGCAAAAAAAGTGCTTTGAGGAAAAGAAATGAGAGGTAATATGTTTAAGCCTTCTTTAGCAAAATAGCAGACCAACAGATTTTCAGAGAAATCCAGGGAAAGCAGCTCACATAGCCCATCCTCCTTGAGATAATCAACTTAGGCTGATTcaatcacaaaaaatataaagctGCCAATTCACTCCCTGATGACGATAAAAGAATCCCCATGTCAAAAGTCAAAAACGTAATAATGAAGACTTTGCAATATGCCAACCACTGATTGTCATGAATAGAATATTACAAAGAGCATTGAATCATGAGTTGATATCAAGCTCTATATAAATTCCATTGATATTATTAGGCATAATAGACACTTTTGTCAGCCATACCACAAGAATGCATATTTTGAATTCAGTCCTTAAATCAAAGGTAGCATGATactttaaatttgtaaattgtAAGGAAACAAGATCCTAAGAAAGGCTTTATCAAGTTGACACATCCCACTTAATTTCTGACATTAATGAACCATCAAGCTATAATGCATCCAAAGTATGCTGTGTCAGTTATGACAAGTGCCAACATAAAAGACCTAGTTTTGATGTTTTATATTTGTTCCCAAACACTTTATGCATGATGGGGTGATGGAAATCTTTGCAAGGATCATGTGACTTTCAACTTGTACCTTCCCACTTTTccacatacatgcatatatgaAATCCATATAAATGAAACATGGGCCCACAAGGTCTATATATGTCGATGATGTTTGTCCCAATGTACAGTTGCTTGCAAGGAAGCGTATATCTTATACTTCATACCTCAAGCGCTCCTCACTAGTACCATCAGCGGTTTTTTCCACGACTAAACAAACTATGTTAATTCACACATCTATTCTTCACTATACCCCTTCCAAGTTTTCTTGTCCTTTTGTCCACAAAGGATTTGAAGATCCTCAGACGGTCCAACTGAAGCACATAAGAGAATGGATGCCAAGCTCAAGAAATTCCTACCAAAACCAAGAAGGAGGCTACTAGTTCTACACTCATTATAGAAGAAAACAAGACTACATTAGTGGAATTGAGAAGATTGAGATTCTAAAGACAGCAGAGGAAAGGTCCACCAGAAAGAGCAATGCAAGTTGGGCATATTTCAACTGGGTGTTCAATCAATGACTAGCATTCAGGTTAAAACAACCGCTCATTCTTCATTGACCAGTTGCAAAAAGAATAAAGGACAGATGGCAGATCTAAGAGGTAATAAGAGCATAAAATTCTTAGCCCTTCCATTGCATAGACCTCAACAATATATCTATAATACAATAGCTACTAAAGCTAAACAGCACTGTCAATACACATTGACCTTCCAGCACATAAAACTCACAGAAAGTATGTTCAAAGACTTGtaagaaaacatgtttcaaCAAACAAAAAGTAACTGATTCCAACTGAAACCAGATACAGTTGAAAATCTAAGATCAGATCAAAGCTgcaaatcaatttaaatatttataaacagTAGAGTTGTTCAAGTCGAGTCTTAAATTACTTGTCCTGCTGCAGATGGAAACCATGGCAATCATAAAACACATGGACACTTGAATTCTCCACATTCTGAAGAAAAAAGAGACACTTAAACAAGCATCTCGCTTACttcagttattttttattttctagagcAAATTTTAACAAGGAAGAAATATTCAACTGCCATAAATAAGTCAAGAGAGGCAATAAAAGCTGAATAGTCATTCTCCTGGACCAAAACAGATGAAAAAACTAGTAGCTATTTAACAAAGAATGTATTCCTCTTGGCTGTTCACAGAAGATTTCCTCATAGCCTGCCATGGCAGACCAACCCAGAATAAAACTCAGAAATTCTGTTTTCAACTTTAAATGCCCCAAAGTAAAGTCCATTAGGgaatattttaacaaatcaaCGAGAAAGAAAGTAATTTATAACGAAAATGGTGATTTAAAAGTTGCAAGCGTACTCCAAGTGGGTTTCACTCAAATCAAAAAGGTAAAACAAAATTCATGTacacatgtatgtatgcatagACACACCAATACACACAGATTTAACACtaacaaaacataatagaaATCTTTCCAACCAAAGAAACAGAATTGAATTTCTCTGCTTCTAACTGATCTCACATAGATTCAAACATTTTAGTGGGCTAAGAGTATAAAGGAAACTGCAACAGTCATGAAAATATTCCAGGCTGATCCATCTACCAGTAGTTAATTATTTCACTGAGCAGAAGGGAAAACCATAAACAcggagaaaataaaaggaaaccCAACTCAAGCAAtcatgtaaaataacaaaaggTTTCAGGATCCCAAGGTCAACTAGCCATGAAGAAGAATTACTCTCCCAAAATTAGTGCAAGAAATACCAACAAAAGGAGAATAGATATTTCGGGGTATTAACAGTCCAACCTCCGAAGCATAATCCACTTAGTAGGGCAATTATAAGGAATAAAGCATCTTAGACTTCACTGCAAATGTTGCATAAAATTAGGTCTTAAGGCAGTAAAAGCAAACAGGAACTATTTTACTTTGACCCACACAAGCAGAACTTACGTTTTCAGTCCAGAAGCTATGCTCTGCATGTGGGGCCAATCAAACCAGAAATAGTGATGGTAGATGCATTCTAGCAACCAGATGAAGAGACATGGAGTAGCGAGAATACTAGAGGCCAGATCAAGAAGGACCTCTCTAAGAAGAATCAAATACTTGATTCTGTCACTCTGATGGAAGGCGTCTCCGCTTCCCATAATCTGCATCCCTTGATCGTCTGCGATCATCTTCTGGCATAGCTTTAGACCTACTTCGAGATCTTGACGAAGATTGTCCCCTGTCACGGTCATCCTCGTAGCCCATGTCACGATCTCTTTGCCGCTGGTCCCGGACCTCCCTGTAACTATCCTTCTCCTCCCTGTACCTGTGATCTCGCTCATACCGGTCCCTTTCCATCTCCCTCTCATCCCGATGCCTTTTCTCAGGATTTCCTGACCATTCACGTTCAGAACCACGTTCCTTCTCCCTGGAAGCCACATTTGACCTTACTTCCTTTTCATGGCTACCCTCTCCATGTCCATATTCAGAAGCACCATCTTCGCCACCATAACTTGACTCTCTAGTCCTATGCCCATATTCTTCTCCTCCCCACCCGCCCATGCTTGTGTCAGTCCACATTCCAGCATGATGCCCATCCATTCCAGTGGGCCCCATTGTCCCCATTCCATTACCAACCACTCCTCTGCCAAAGAAGGCAGGATTGAGATGAGGAGCCACCCCAGCAAGTCCCATTGCATTAACAGCTGGAAATGAAGGAAGCATCCCAGGAAATGGAGGCCCTAAGCCCCCGTACCCTGCTCCTCTACCCATATATGTCGGATCAAAACCAGCACCCATCATACCCTGAGGAGGCATCAAACCGGCAGGAGGGCCGCCAAAAGGGGGACCTGCAAGGCCTTGCCCATATGCTCCTCCACTAGCACCACTTCCAAGAATAGAAGTGTTTCCAACCATGTTCTTCGCTCCCATAGGCCCACCTCTTCCCCTCATGGGTCCACCCCCAGGACCTCCTCGTCCCCACCCCCCTCTCCCGTAATTCCTCCCTGCATCTCCACCAGGTTGATTCATTCCACTACCTCTCCCCACCCCATCATTCACGGGCCTCCTTCCCTGTGACTGAGACTGAGGCTGGACTTGGTTTTTGTTCATATAAGAAGCAGCCATCTGTTTTATGGTTTGTGGAGAAGCAAAGGCCACTACACAAGCTCTCCCATTAAAAACATGACCATTCATTCCTTCTTTGCATGTAGCTGCTGCAGATGGGTCATAAAATTCAACTTGGCAATAGCCTTTTgatttgccactagctctctcATCAAAGAACTTAATCTCTTTTACCCTTCCATATTGTGATAGCACACTCTCGAGCTCTGCATCAGTAGTCCACCAATGTAGTTCTCCCACAAAGAGCATGGTTCCTCCATTCTCCAAAGCCGGTCGGCTAGGATTTTCATTAACCACTGGACGGTTCACATTGGCATTAGGATTCATGCCCACCTGATTAGGTGGTATCTGTGGAACACTTCTAGGACCAACCGTGCTAGGGTTTGGCAATGGAGCAGACTCGGGGACCATTTTTCCTGACATTTTAGTAGAATCAATCCCCAATTTGTTGGGGATAGGTGTTGGCCCCCGAAATGCCATATGTCCTACTTGAGCACCATCAGCTATCCCCTGAACCATTCTAGCTTGAGCAATATCAGTAGTTCCCACTTGTCCCCTATCAGCTGTCAGCCCCCCTTTTGACTCAGGAGAAAGGATCCCAGGATTTGAATGCTTCCCTTCAGTTGCAACCCCATGAACACTTGGCTGCTGAGTTCCTGCAACTTCAGCTCTAGTTTCGGAAAGACTAGTGTTCTGTGTCTGGAATCCCCCATTACCCACACCCGGTGTTGGCCCTGGTGCTTCTGAACGCTGCAGCTGCAAGAAGCCTTCTCCAACATTAACATCATTATAGAGATCATCATATTCATCGTCTTCACCTATCATCTCATCGTCCGCAAGAGCAGAAATTGCTCCACTTCCCTGATACTGGATCTTTTGAGCCCCTCCATACTCTTCATCTCCAAAATCTAATTGCTCTTCAGCCGCTGGATCCATTTAGGCCaactcaaaattaaatcaaagtacCTGACTTTCTCCACCTATTTAGAAACAAACAAAGAACAGCAGTTCCAAGTTATTTCCTACTCAAAATCAACTGAAAGCTGAGCGAGAGAGAGATCCATCTGACATTGCACAGTAGAAACATAGATAACAAGATCATCACCAAGCTCACAGCACCTAAATGAGCTTTCCACGTTCAAATAGCACAACATAGAAACCGTTAATAATCATAAAGGAACGCAAAATAACAGAAGTAGACAAAACTACATATATAGAAGGTCATTAACCGAGAAATCTTAAACCGCCCTGAAACAAGAGAAGTATAGAAGTCTACTTGCAACAAagatatatatctatataacgCCCTACCATATACAGCCAAGCACCGTACAAGAATTTCCCCAGATCCATATATTTCCATACACCCATCTGATGAAAACAACAAATTGTCAACACCCGCATCCTAATAACACCAAAGAGACAAATTTCCTGTACCCACAGTGGAATTTCACAAAATACTCATAAATCA from Diospyros lotus cultivar Yz01 chromosome 9, ASM1463336v1, whole genome shotgun sequence encodes the following:
- the LOC127810439 gene encoding uncharacterized protein LOC127810439; this translates as MDPAAEEQLDFGDEEYGGAQKMQYEGSGAISALADDEMIGEDDEYDDLYNDVNVGEGFLQLQRSEAPGPPPGVGNGGFQNTDSSLPETRDEVAGSQQVSIHGVATEGKHSNPEIHSPESKEGLTTDRGQVGTTDIAQARMVQGMTDGAQVGHMGFRGPTPIPNKLGVDSTKMSGKMVPESAPLPNPSTVGPRSVPQIPPNQVGMNPNANVNRPVVNENPSRLALENGGTMLFVGELHWWTTDAELESMLSQYGRVKEIKFFDERASGKSKGYCQVEFYDPAAAAACKEGMNGHVFNGRACVVAFATPQTIKQMDASYLNKNQVQTQSQSQGRRPMNDGGRGSGMNQPGGDAGRNYGRGGWGRGGPGGGPMRGRGGPMGAKNMVGNTSIVGSGGSGGAYGQGLAGPPFGGPPAGLMPPQGMMGAGFDPTYMGRGAGYGGLGHPFPGMLPSFPAVNAMGLAGVAPHLNPAFFARGVIPNGMGTMGPTGMDGHHAGMWTDTSMGGWGGEEYGHRTRESSYGGEDGASEYGHGEGSHEKEVRSNVASREKERGSERDWSGNPEKRHRDEREMERDRYERDHRYREEKDSYREVRDQRQRDRDMGYEDERDRGQSSSRTRNRSKAMPEDDRRRSRDADYAKRRRLPPE
- the LOC127809978 gene encoding uncharacterized protein LOC127809978, with the protein product MDPAAEEQLDFGDEEYGGAQKIQYQGSGAISALADDEMIGEDDEYDDLYNDVNVGEGFLQLQRSEAPGPTPGVGNGGFQTQNTSLSETRAEVAGTQQPSVHGVATEGKHSNPGILSPESKGGLTADRGQVGTTDIAQARMVQGIADGAQVGHMAFRGPTPIPNKLGIDSTKMSGKMVPESAPLPNPSTVGPRSVPQIPPNQVGMNPNANVNRPVVNENPSRPALENGGTMLFVGELHWWTTDAELESVLSQYGRVKEIKFFDERASGKSKGYCQVEFYDPSAAATCKEGMNGHVFNGRACVVAFASPQTIKQMAASYMNKNQVQPQSQSQGRRPVNDGVGRGSGMNQPGGDAGRNYGRGGWGRGGPGGGPMRGRGGPMGAKNMVGNTSILGSGASGGAYGQGLAGPPFGGPPAGLMPPQGMMGAGFDPTYMGRGAGYGGLGPPFPGMLPSFPAVNAMGLAGVAPHLNPAFFGRGVVGNGMGTMGPTGMDGHHAGMWTDTSMGGWGGEEYGHRTRESSYGGEDGASEYGHGEGSHEKEVRSNVASREKERGSEREWSGNPEKRHRDEREMERDRYERDHRYREEKDSYREVRDQRQRDRDMGYEDDRDRGQSSSRSRSRSKAMPEDDRRRSRDADYGKRRRLPSE